From a region of the Pecten maximus chromosome 18, xPecMax1.1, whole genome shotgun sequence genome:
- the LOC117316160 gene encoding uncharacterized protein LOC117316160 isoform X1 has translation MGPRCSKNSKKGAYTATATEDFHHVEQNSTLSVIDRYLKAEFTAMDTDKDGMLTPDQFVKLLMFLGYGGGDQGKALLKAVNKDENSVITLDEYYDAMKSNPGCVAKDKYDAEFIRTI, from the exons CAAAAACAGTAAAAAAGGTGCATATACCGCCACAGCTACAGAAGATTTCCACCACGTGGAGCAGAATTCTACACTTTCTGTAATTGACCGCTACCTGAAGGCCGAATTTACGGCGATGGACACAGACAAAGACGGGATGCTCACTCCTGACCAGTTTGTGAAACTTCTAATGTTTCTCGGGTACGGAGGAGGGGATCAGGGCAAG GCTCTGCTGAAGGCCGTCAACAAAGACGAGAATTCAGTTATAACACTAGACGAATATTATGACGCCATGAAAAGTAACCCAGGATGTGTTGCAAAA GACAAGTATGATGCGGAATTTATTCGGACGATTTGA
- the LOC117316160 gene encoding uncharacterized protein LOC117316160 isoform X2 — protein sequence MDDRTCKNSKKGAYTATATEDFHHVEQNSTLSVIDRYLKAEFTAMDTDKDGMLTPDQFVKLLMFLGYGGGDQGKALLKAVNKDENSVITLDEYYDAMKSNPGCVAKDKYDAEFIRTI from the exons CAAAAACAGTAAAAAAGGTGCATATACCGCCACAGCTACAGAAGATTTCCACCACGTGGAGCAGAATTCTACACTTTCTGTAATTGACCGCTACCTGAAGGCCGAATTTACGGCGATGGACACAGACAAAGACGGGATGCTCACTCCTGACCAGTTTGTGAAACTTCTAATGTTTCTCGGGTACGGAGGAGGGGATCAGGGCAAG GCTCTGCTGAAGGCCGTCAACAAAGACGAGAATTCAGTTATAACACTAGACGAATATTATGACGCCATGAAAAGTAACCCAGGATGTGTTGCAAAA GACAAGTATGATGCGGAATTTATTCGGACGATTTGA